Proteins encoded in a region of the Deefgea piscis genome:
- the rmuC gene encoding DNA recombination protein RmuC — translation MVLLAGILVVGRLHQLASAQREVLDTLTQDLENKHREMLNDLHQGMSKQTESMQQGLIQHGSILNETVNRSSERLRDSMSESFERLRHGVNHEMKESRETIVRMQTVQSEALSTLRLTLVASLGDSREQMLKQLSDISAALQGKQDALREDMLLKLSTMLAEQSKREMEQLQAALLQSSQTLTASVGELTKATDLRLAEISGKVTERLDEGFKKTNETFANVMARLATIDEAQKKIDGLTTNVVSLQELLGDKRSRGAFGEVQLDHLVSNVLPAQTYELQATLPSGVRVDCLLKLPEPTGTIAVDSKFPLENYHRMFGSDMDKLTATRFFKADVKKHVDDIANKYIIPNVTADGAVMFIPAEAVFAEIHAYHPELVEYAMKRRVWIVSPTTLMAVLNTARAVIKDVETRKQVHIIKEALGKLGQEFGRFDKRMKNLATHIRQAHEDALEVSITSEKISRQFVNIEQVRLEGEAAPVLVAVETE, via the coding sequence GTGGTTTTATTAGCGGGCATCTTGGTGGTGGGTCGCTTACATCAATTGGCAAGCGCACAACGTGAGGTACTTGATACCTTAACGCAAGATTTAGAGAATAAGCATCGTGAGATGCTCAATGATTTGCACCAAGGCATGAGTAAGCAAACCGAATCCATGCAACAGGGATTAATTCAGCATGGCAGCATACTCAATGAAACGGTCAATCGTTCTAGCGAGCGTTTACGCGACAGTATGAGTGAATCATTTGAGCGTTTGCGTCATGGCGTCAATCATGAAATGAAAGAAAGCCGCGAAACCATAGTGCGAATGCAAACGGTGCAAAGCGAAGCGCTATCGACCTTGCGACTGACCTTAGTCGCCAGCCTTGGCGACTCGCGCGAACAAATGCTCAAGCAACTCAGTGATATTTCGGCAGCACTACAAGGCAAGCAAGATGCTTTACGCGAAGATATGCTGCTCAAACTCTCCACCATGTTGGCAGAACAATCCAAACGCGAAATGGAACAACTGCAGGCAGCACTATTGCAATCCTCCCAAACACTGACCGCCAGCGTAGGAGAACTCACCAAAGCAACGGATTTACGCTTAGCCGAAATTTCTGGCAAGGTCACCGAGCGCCTGGATGAAGGCTTTAAAAAAACCAATGAAACCTTTGCCAATGTAATGGCGCGCCTGGCCACGATTGATGAAGCGCAAAAGAAAATCGACGGTTTGACCACCAATGTGGTCAGCTTGCAAGAGCTGCTAGGGGATAAACGTTCGCGCGGTGCTTTTGGTGAGGTTCAGCTCGATCATTTAGTCAGTAATGTCCTGCCAGCACAAACGTATGAGCTGCAAGCCACGCTGCCGAGCGGGGTTCGAGTGGACTGTCTACTTAAACTGCCCGAGCCGACCGGAACCATTGCGGTGGATTCGAAATTTCCACTAGAAAACTATCACCGGATGTTTGGCAGTGACATGGATAAGTTAACTGCAACTCGATTTTTTAAAGCTGACGTTAAAAAACACGTGGATGACATTGCTAATAAATACATCATTCCAAATGTGACCGCAGACGGCGCGGTGATGTTTATACCGGCAGAAGCCGTGTTTGCAGAAATTCATGCTTATCACCCAGAATTAGTCGAGTACGCCATGAAACGCCGCGTATGGATTGTGTCGCCAACCACGCTCATGGCGGTACTCAATACGGCGCGCGCGGTGATTAAAGACGTTGAAACACGCAAACAAGTACACATCATTAAAGAAGCGCTTGGCAAGCTGGGGCAAGAATTTGGGCGCTTTGATAAACGAATGAAAAACTTAGCCACGCATATTCGCCAAGCCCATGAAGATGCACTGGAAGTGAGCATTACCAGTGAAAAAATTTCCCGCCAGTTTGTCAATATTGAGCAAGTTCGTCTTGAAGGTGAGGCGGCGCCAGTGCTGGTTGCCGTTGAAACCGAGTGA
- the acnB gene encoding bifunctional aconitate hydratase 2/2-methylisocitrate dehydratase, which translates to MLVAYRQHVAERAAQGIAPLPLSVQQTVDLIALLQNPPAGEEAFLLDLITHRVPAGVDDAAKVKAAFLAAVAQGRESCALISRAKATELLGTMLGGFNIKPQIDLLGDAEVGEIAAAGLKNTLLMFDYFHDVKELADAGNANAKSVLQSWADAEWFTSRPEVPAKVTLTVFKVTGETNTDDLSPAPDAWSRPDIPLHALAMLKNPREGINPDVPGAVGPMKQIVALQQKGHPIAYVGDVVGTGSSRKSATNSVLWWTGEDIPFVPNKRFGGYCIGGKIAPIFFNTMEDAGALPIEFDVTNLNMGDVITIYPFEGKVEKDGQVITTFALKTDVLLDEVRAGGRINLIIGRGLTSKAREALGLPASTIFRLPQDPAASNKGFTQAQKMVGRACGLPEGKGVRPGTYCEPKMTSVGSQDTTGPMTRDELKDLACLGFSADLVMQSFCHTAAYPKPVDVKTHHTLPEFIRNRGGVSLRPGDGVIHSWLNRMLLPDTVGTGGDSHTRFPIGISFPAGSGLVAFAAATGVMPLDMPESVLVRFKGELQPGITLRDLVNAIPLYAIKAGLLTVAKAGKKNIFSGRILEIEGLPNLKVEQAFELTDASAERSAAGCSVRLNEEPIAEYLKSNIVLLKSMIANGYGDAKTLARRVASMESWLANPSLIEPDADAEYAAVIEIDLADVKEPILACPNDPDDVKILSEVAGTKIDEVFIGSCMTNIGHFRAAGKLLEGKRDLPTKLWIAPPTKMDAEQLTEEGYYGTFGAAGARTEMPGCSLCMGNQAQVREGATVVSTSTRNFPNRLGKNTNVFLSSAELAAIASRLGRIPTVAEYMADVAILAPKSAEVYKYLNFNQIESYQAEADQVNV; encoded by the coding sequence GTGCTAGTAGCCTACCGTCAACATGTCGCTGAGCGTGCCGCGCAAGGCATCGCTCCATTGCCACTGTCTGTTCAGCAAACCGTCGATTTAATTGCTTTGCTGCAAAATCCACCTGCAGGTGAAGAAGCCTTTTTGCTTGATTTAATTACGCACCGCGTTCCAGCTGGCGTAGATGATGCGGCAAAAGTAAAAGCGGCATTTTTGGCTGCCGTGGCACAAGGCCGCGAAAGCTGTGCTTTGATTTCTCGCGCCAAGGCCACTGAATTACTCGGCACGATGCTGGGTGGTTTTAATATCAAGCCACAAATTGATTTGTTGGGTGATGCCGAAGTGGGTGAAATCGCCGCCGCGGGTTTAAAAAACACCTTGTTGATGTTTGATTACTTCCATGATGTTAAAGAACTCGCCGACGCAGGTAATGCCAACGCTAAATCTGTATTGCAATCATGGGCCGATGCCGAATGGTTCACTAGCCGTCCAGAAGTACCGGCCAAAGTGACACTGACAGTATTTAAAGTCACCGGCGAAACCAATACCGATGATTTGTCGCCAGCACCAGATGCTTGGTCGCGTCCTGATATTCCATTGCACGCACTGGCCATGTTGAAAAACCCGCGCGAAGGCATCAACCCAGATGTACCAGGCGCAGTTGGGCCAATGAAACAAATCGTTGCTTTGCAACAAAAAGGCCACCCAATTGCTTACGTGGGCGACGTTGTCGGCACGGGCTCAAGCCGCAAATCAGCGACAAACTCGGTGTTGTGGTGGACAGGTGAAGACATTCCATTCGTTCCAAACAAACGTTTTGGCGGCTATTGCATCGGCGGTAAAATTGCACCGATTTTCTTCAACACCATGGAAGATGCAGGTGCATTGCCGATCGAATTTGATGTAACGAATTTGAATATGGGCGACGTGATCACGATTTACCCATTTGAAGGCAAAGTCGAAAAAGACGGTCAAGTGATCACTACCTTCGCGTTAAAAACCGATGTATTACTCGATGAAGTTCGCGCCGGCGGCCGGATTAACTTGATTATTGGCCGTGGCTTAACGTCAAAAGCGCGTGAAGCACTGGGCTTGCCAGCGTCAACGATTTTCCGTCTACCGCAAGATCCAGCCGCATCCAACAAAGGCTTTACTCAAGCGCAAAAAATGGTCGGCCGCGCCTGTGGTTTACCAGAAGGCAAGGGCGTTCGTCCAGGCACTTACTGCGAACCAAAAATGACTTCGGTTGGCTCGCAAGACACCACCGGACCAATGACACGTGACGAGCTAAAAGACTTGGCATGCCTGGGTTTCTCGGCAGATTTAGTGATGCAATCGTTCTGCCATACTGCGGCTTATCCAAAACCTGTTGACGTTAAAACGCACCACACCTTGCCAGAATTTATTCGCAATCGTGGCGGCGTTTCATTACGCCCAGGCGATGGCGTGATTCACTCATGGCTAAACCGGATGTTGTTGCCAGATACCGTCGGTACCGGTGGCGATTCACATACCCGTTTCCCAATCGGTATTTCATTCCCAGCAGGCTCAGGCTTGGTGGCGTTTGCGGCAGCAACTGGCGTTATGCCATTGGATATGCCGGAATCAGTACTGGTTCGCTTTAAGGGTGAATTGCAACCGGGCATTACCTTGCGTGATTTGGTGAATGCAATTCCTTTGTACGCCATCAAAGCCGGTTTGTTGACCGTAGCGAAAGCGGGCAAGAAAAACATTTTCTCAGGTCGTATTCTTGAGATTGAAGGCTTGCCAAATCTTAAGGTTGAGCAAGCATTTGAATTGACGGACGCCTCAGCAGAGCGCTCAGCCGCAGGTTGTTCGGTTCGCCTGAACGAAGAGCCAATTGCTGAATACCTCAAATCGAACATCGTGTTACTTAAATCGATGATCGCTAACGGTTATGGCGACGCTAAAACCTTGGCGCGTCGTGTAGCCAGCATGGAAAGCTGGTTGGCTAACCCAAGCTTGATCGAACCCGATGCGGATGCTGAATATGCTGCGGTCATCGAGATTGATCTGGCCGATGTAAAAGAGCCAATCTTGGCCTGCCCGAATGACCCTGATGATGTGAAAATCTTGTCTGAAGTGGCCGGCACTAAGATTGATGAAGTGTTTATCGGCTCTTGCATGACCAATATCGGTCACTTCCGTGCGGCGGGCAAATTACTGGAAGGCAAGCGCGATTTGCCAACCAAGTTGTGGATTGCACCACCAACAAAAATGGATGCCGAGCAACTGACTGAAGAAGGCTACTACGGCACATTTGGCGCTGCAGGCGCGCGCACCGAAATGCCAGGCTGCTCATTGTGCATGGGCAATCAGGCGCAGGTACGTGAGGGTGCAACGGTGGTTTCAACTTCAACACGTAACTTCCCAAATCGCTTAGGCAAAAACACCAATGTGTTTTTATCTTCTGCCGAATTGGCAGCGATTGCATCACGTTTGGGTCGCATTCCAACCGTGGCTGAATATATGGCAGATGTCGCTATTTTGGCGCCAAAATCAGCTGAAGTTTATAAATACCTCAACTTCAATCAAATCGAGTCGTATCAAGCTGAAGCGGATCAAGTTAACGTTTAA
- a CDS encoding aromatic ring-hydroxylating oxygenase subunit alpha, which produces MSNLATVTAPQESSSALDLTTPLPVAAYFDDALYQQEIKQLFNQGPRYIGHELMVPAAGDYHVLESSQGARYLKRTEEGVKLFSNICRHRQATMLEGRGNATHTVCPLHRWTYDQHGKLLGAPHFSEKPCLHLPETELQSWNGMLFESGRDIERDLKNLGVREDLDFSQYVFHSVTIDEYQGNWKTFIEVYLEDYHVVPFHPGLGRFVDCNQLKWEFGDWYSVQTVGVHHDLARPGSKVYQDWHRQVKRYSEDKTPKYGAIWLTYYPNITVEWYPHTLVISTIIPTGPRSYKNVVEFYYPEDIAYFEPEFIAAEQAAYAETAVEDVEIINRMEAGRQALHAEGRNEVGPYQSPMEDGMRHFHQFLRRELAGFIPTHDIE; this is translated from the coding sequence ATGTCCAATCTGGCTACAGTAACCGCGCCACAAGAATCAAGTTCAGCACTTGATTTAACGACACCACTACCAGTGGCGGCCTATTTTGACGACGCACTCTATCAGCAAGAAATCAAACAACTTTTCAATCAAGGTCCACGCTATATCGGCCATGAACTCATGGTCCCTGCGGCAGGTGATTACCATGTTCTTGAGTCGAGTCAAGGCGCGCGCTATCTAAAACGCACCGAAGAGGGCGTCAAGCTGTTTTCCAATATTTGCCGTCATCGACAAGCCACCATGCTGGAAGGTCGCGGCAATGCTACGCATACGGTTTGCCCTTTGCACCGTTGGACTTATGATCAGCACGGCAAATTATTAGGCGCCCCCCATTTTAGCGAAAAACCATGCTTGCATTTGCCTGAAACAGAGCTGCAATCTTGGAATGGCATGCTGTTTGAATCTGGACGGGATATTGAACGCGACCTAAAAAACTTGGGCGTGCGTGAAGACTTAGATTTTTCACAGTATGTTTTTCATAGTGTGACCATTGATGAATACCAAGGCAATTGGAAAACTTTCATCGAGGTCTATCTCGAAGACTATCACGTTGTGCCGTTTCACCCCGGCTTGGGGCGTTTTGTCGATTGCAATCAACTCAAGTGGGAGTTTGGCGACTGGTATTCAGTGCAAACCGTTGGCGTCCATCATGACTTAGCCCGGCCCGGTTCTAAGGTGTACCAAGATTGGCATCGCCAAGTTAAACGGTATTCTGAAGACAAAACACCAAAATATGGTGCAATTTGGCTGACTTACTACCCCAATATTACGGTTGAATGGTATCCGCATACACTGGTGATTTCGACCATCATCCCCACGGGGCCACGCAGCTATAAAAATGTGGTCGAATTTTATTATCCAGAAGACATCGCATATTTTGAGCCTGAATTTATTGCGGCAGAGCAGGCCGCTTACGCAGAAACCGCGGTCGAAGACGTAGAAATTATTAATCGAATGGAAGCTGGGCGACAGGCACTACATGCCGAAGGTCGAAATGAAGTCGGTCCGTACCAAAGCCCTATGGAAGATGGGATGCGGCATTTTCATCAGTTTTTAAGACGAGAACTCGCAGGATTCATTCCTACTCACGACATTGAATAA
- a CDS encoding DMT family transporter, producing the protein MKQIIAYCRESGSFWMILASLSFAVMGVFVKLGSTDFSTAELVFYRCAAGLIFIAAMILPQGKTLKVSYPIFKMHLSRSIAGFIALMLYFYAISQLTLPMAVTLNYTSPLFFVLITIVRQKKWPQWQLLGSIALGFLGVVTLLQPTFAAEQWLGGVMGLLSGLLASVAYMNVSELGKSGEPEWRTVFYFSLISTLGAALFMLLQAEPLLRPSLYDALIVFGMGSCATVAQLAMTRAYRKGRSLVIVSLSYLTVLFSTLLSWIVWGDAPTSLAVVAMLMIVLAGIGARSSRAS; encoded by the coding sequence ATGAAGCAAATAATTGCATACTGCCGTGAATCTGGGTCTTTTTGGATGATACTGGCCAGCCTCTCGTTTGCCGTTATGGGGGTCTTCGTTAAGCTTGGCTCAACGGATTTTAGCACTGCAGAATTGGTCTTTTATCGCTGCGCAGCAGGGTTGATTTTTATTGCGGCAATGATTTTGCCGCAGGGTAAAACACTCAAAGTCAGCTACCCCATTTTTAAAATGCACCTTTCACGCAGCATTGCTGGGTTTATCGCATTGATGCTGTATTTTTATGCGATTAGTCAGCTCACCCTACCCATGGCGGTGACACTCAATTACACTTCTCCGCTATTTTTTGTATTAATTACCATCGTTCGACAAAAGAAATGGCCTCAATGGCAATTATTGGGCAGTATTGCATTGGGCTTTTTAGGTGTCGTCACCTTATTGCAACCCACGTTTGCAGCCGAGCAATGGTTAGGCGGTGTAATGGGCTTGTTATCGGGCCTATTGGCGAGCGTGGCCTATATGAATGTCAGCGAATTAGGTAAAAGTGGCGAGCCAGAATGGCGAACGGTATTTTACTTTTCGTTGATTTCGACATTGGGCGCGGCGCTTTTTATGCTGCTGCAAGCCGAGCCTTTACTTCGGCCGAGCTTGTATGATGCATTGATTGTGTTTGGCATGGGCAGCTGTGCCACGGTAGCGCAGTTAGCCATGACGCGAGCCTACCGCAAAGGTCGCTCTCTGGTTATTGTCAGCTTGTCGTATTTAACAGTATTGTTTTCCACCTTACTCAGCTGGATAGTTTGGGGGGATGCGCCAACTTCGCTGGCTGTTGTCGCCATGCTGATGATTGTACTGGCGGGAATCGGCGCCAGATCAAGCCGAGCGTCATAA
- the surE gene encoding 5'/3'-nucleotidase SurE: protein MRFLISNDDGYFSPGLAALAMSLGGLGDTFVCAPERDRSGSSNSLTLDRPLSVNQSASGFFYVNGTPTDCVHLAATGLMPDLPDMVVAGINHGPNMGDDTIYSGTVAAATEGFLLGIPAIAISLASHNPVHFETAAQVANDLVQRFIRNPFRGAVLLNVNVPDIAYESLSGTKITRLGRRHKSAPVIRDENPRGEPIWWVGPIGKVADASSGTDFDAIANGYVSITPLSIDLTAHQQIDFMTQWVNS from the coding sequence ATGCGTTTTTTAATCAGCAATGATGATGGTTATTTTTCACCTGGATTAGCCGCCTTAGCGATGTCCTTAGGCGGGCTAGGTGATACTTTTGTGTGCGCACCTGAGCGTGATCGAAGTGGCTCAAGCAATTCACTCACACTGGATCGACCACTTTCTGTCAATCAGTCTGCATCTGGCTTTTTTTACGTCAATGGCACGCCGACCGACTGCGTGCACTTGGCCGCAACGGGCTTAATGCCTGATTTGCCCGATATGGTGGTCGCAGGGATTAATCATGGCCCGAATATGGGCGACGACACGATTTATTCCGGCACGGTTGCCGCCGCAACTGAAGGTTTTTTATTGGGCATTCCCGCGATTGCAATTTCATTGGCTTCGCACAATCCAGTGCATTTTGAAACGGCAGCGCAAGTGGCAAATGATTTAGTACAGCGCTTTATTCGAAATCCATTTCGTGGCGCCGTACTGCTCAACGTGAACGTACCCGATATCGCCTACGAGTCATTGTCTGGCACCAAAATCACTCGACTCGGGCGACGTCACAAATCAGCCCCCGTCATTCGTGATGAAAATCCGCGCGGCGAACCAATCTGGTGGGTTGGCCCTATTGGTAAAGTTGCTGACGCCAGTAGTGGTACAGATTTTGACGCCATTGCCAATGGCTACGTATCGATCACACCGCTTTCTATTGATTTAACAGCACATCAACAAATTGATTTTATGACTCAGTGGGTAAATTCATAA
- a CDS encoding protein-L-isoaspartate(D-aspartate) O-methyltransferase: MTSVRTRTRMIERLRAQGISNENILTIMGQIPRHAFVDEALAHKAYDDFSLPIGFAQTISQPYIVARMSELLYAVPKHNKVLEIGTGCGYQTAILAKIFKTVHTIERIAGLVRNTRDRLNTLGVHNARLRHADGSKGLPELAPFDAIIITAAAPIVPEHLMDQLSIGGRLVFPVGDADQELRMIERLDEGFTETRLEKVKFVPLLPGIS, encoded by the coding sequence ATGACCTCCGTTCGCACCCGAACCAGAATGATAGAGCGGCTGCGTGCACAGGGCATCTCGAACGAAAACATCCTCACCATCATGGGGCAAATTCCAAGACATGCTTTTGTCGATGAAGCCCTTGCGCACAAGGCCTACGATGACTTTTCATTGCCCATTGGCTTTGCGCAAACGATTTCTCAACCCTATATCGTCGCCAGAATGTCAGAGCTGCTCTACGCCGTACCTAAACACAATAAAGTTTTAGAAATCGGCACGGGGTGCGGTTATCAAACGGCGATTCTGGCTAAGATTTTCAAAACAGTGCATACCATTGAGCGGATTGCTGGCTTAGTGCGTAATACTCGGGATCGACTTAATACGCTGGGTGTGCATAATGCTCGATTGCGTCATGCTGATGGCAGTAAAGGCTTGCCCGAACTTGCACCATTTGACGCCATTATTATTACTGCTGCAGCGCCCATTGTGCCAGAGCACCTTATGGACCAACTAAGCATTGGTGGTCGTTTGGTCTTTCCAGTTGGCGATGCCGATCAAGAATTAAGAATGATTGAGCGACTCGACGAAGGTTTTACTGAAACCCGGCTGGAAAAAGTAAAATTTGTCCCATTGCTACCGGGCATTTCGTAA
- a CDS encoding peptidoglycan DD-metalloendopeptidase family protein: MSAIRYSAICSTLVLCACSSTPNTPAPIVDRSNAPVAAAVPAVPASQTAINTYTVKAGDGLYRIALENGVAYKDLVAWNQIEDVNGLKIGQVLRLGPANSTIATSGVEIRPLVSDEAINELPSKPASSQQYPRAIKEPYSNQTASSIALRAEGQAVVAKQQNISSPSKATISKPASAPASTIKSANVEKSGATVDLNSADSNTTATIWTPPTAGKVSSTFSAESKGIDIKGQMGQSIVASGSGKVVYAGSGLKGYGKMLIIQHSDGFLSAYAHNSKLLVKENDLVKKGEKIAEMGNSDSDQVKLHFELRKFGKPVDPSNYIKLN; encoded by the coding sequence GTGAGTGCTATTCGTTACAGCGCCATTTGTTCAACCCTCGTCTTATGCGCCTGCTCCAGTACGCCCAACACCCCAGCACCGATTGTTGATCGCAGCAATGCACCAGTTGCAGCCGCCGTGCCTGCCGTACCAGCCAGCCAAACCGCGATCAATACCTACACGGTCAAAGCTGGCGATGGTCTTTATCGTATTGCACTTGAAAATGGCGTTGCTTACAAAGATTTAGTCGCTTGGAATCAAATTGAAGATGTAAATGGCCTAAAAATTGGCCAAGTATTACGTCTTGGCCCTGCCAATTCGACCATCGCCACGTCCGGTGTTGAAATAAGACCCTTGGTTTCCGATGAAGCAATCAACGAGTTGCCCAGCAAACCCGCCAGCAGCCAGCAGTATCCGCGCGCGATTAAAGAGCCATATTCCAACCAAACAGCAAGTAGCATAGCGCTGCGTGCCGAAGGGCAAGCTGTTGTTGCCAAACAACAAAATATTTCAAGCCCGAGCAAAGCGACGATCAGCAAACCAGCCAGCGCACCAGCATCGACCATTAAGTCAGCAAACGTAGAGAAATCAGGCGCTACAGTGGACTTAAATTCAGCAGACAGTAACACCACTGCCACAATTTGGACCCCACCAACAGCAGGAAAGGTGAGCTCTACTTTCTCTGCTGAAAGTAAAGGCATTGATATCAAAGGGCAAATGGGGCAATCTATAGTTGCGTCAGGCAGTGGTAAGGTTGTTTACGCCGGGTCCGGATTAAAAGGGTATGGAAAAATGCTCATCATTCAACACAGCGATGGCTTTTTATCCGCTTATGCGCACAACAGCAAACTGCTCGTCAAAGAAAATGATCTAGTAAAAAAAGGCGAAAAAATCGCCGAAATGGGGAATAGCGATAGCGATCAGGTCAAGCTGCACTTCGAATTACGCAAGTTTGGTAAGCCGGTCGATCCGAGCAACTACATCAAGTTGAATTAG
- the rpoS gene encoding RNA polymerase sigma factor RpoS codes for MSDQIDILEEDLADEDDELIEADSDDAEVDTEAKEETDRYTAESTGDVTQIYLNEIGQSKLLTPDEERALSRRVVQGDFSARQKMIEHNLRLVVNIAKHYINRGMTLLDLIEEGNIGLMHALEKFDPERGFRFSTYATWWIRQSIERSIMNQSRTIRLPVHVIKELNVYLRAQRHLEASLGHEPAIEDIAHLVGKDVEEVRRVMSLNERVASLDAPLDIDPMLSIGESIPDEQHDGPEAILQNAEVERYVKEWLKQLNDKQRMVIERRYGLNGYEICTLEDLAANLNLTRERVRQIQIEALDQLRRILRRYGVARDVVL; via the coding sequence ATGAGCGATCAAATCGATATTTTAGAAGAAGATCTTGCTGACGAAGATGATGAACTCATTGAGGCAGATTCGGATGATGCTGAAGTCGATACCGAAGCCAAAGAAGAAACCGACCGTTACACCGCCGAGAGCACCGGCGATGTAACGCAAATCTACCTCAATGAGATCGGGCAAAGTAAATTACTCACTCCAGATGAGGAGCGCGCGCTGTCTCGACGCGTGGTGCAGGGCGATTTTTCTGCGCGACAGAAAATGATTGAGCACAATTTGCGCCTAGTGGTGAATATCGCCAAACACTATATCAATCGCGGCATGACTTTGCTCGATTTGATCGAAGAGGGCAATATTGGCCTGATGCATGCCTTAGAGAAATTCGATCCTGAGCGTGGATTTCGCTTTTCGACCTACGCCACGTGGTGGATACGCCAAAGTATCGAGCGCTCGATCATGAATCAATCGCGAACGATTCGACTACCGGTACACGTTATTAAAGAGTTGAATGTTTACTTACGTGCGCAGCGACATTTAGAAGCCAGCTTGGGACACGAACCCGCAATTGAAGACATTGCCCACTTGGTCGGCAAAGATGTAGAAGAGGTTCGTCGTGTAATGAGTCTGAATGAGCGTGTCGCTTCATTAGATGCGCCACTCGATATTGACCCGATGCTATCCATCGGCGAGTCGATCCCTGATGAGCAGCACGATGGTCCAGAAGCCATTTTACAAAACGCCGAAGTTGAACGTTATGTTAAAGAATGGCTAAAACAGCTTAATGACAAGCAGCGCATGGTCATCGAGCGGCGCTACGGACTAAATGGTTACGAAATCTGTACTTTAGAAGATTTGGCCGCCAACCTTAATTTAACGCGAGAACGAGTACGACAAATTCAAATTGAAGCGCTAGATCAATTGCGCAGAATTTTGCGCCGCTATGGCGTAGCTCGTGATGTGGTTCTGTAA
- the dapD gene encoding 2,3,4,5-tetrahydropyridine-2,6-dicarboxylate N-succinyltransferase, which yields MNHLQAIIETAFENRADITPSNVSADLRVAVNEVIAALDQGQLRVAEKIDGNWLTHQWIKKAVLLSFRINDNVVLDGGCTQFFDKVPSKFADYTEEDFRAGGFRVVPNAIARKGAYIGKNVVLMPSYVNIGAFVDEGTMVDTWATVGSCAQIGKNVHLSGGVGIGGVLEPLQAGPTIIEDNCFIGARSEVVEGVIVEEGSVISMGVYIGQSTRIYDRETGEVTYGRIPAGSVVVSGNLPSADGKYSLYCAVIVKKVDAKTRSKVGINELLRGI from the coding sequence ATGAATCATTTGCAAGCCATTATTGAAACTGCATTCGAAAACCGTGCAGACATTACGCCAAGCAACGTCTCGGCCGATTTACGCGTGGCGGTGAACGAAGTGATTGCCGCTTTGGATCAAGGTCAATTGCGCGTGGCCGAAAAAATTGATGGCAACTGGCTAACTCATCAATGGATTAAAAAGGCAGTATTGCTGTCATTTCGTATCAACGACAATGTGGTGCTAGATGGCGGTTGTACGCAGTTTTTTGATAAAGTGCCAAGCAAGTTTGCTGATTACACTGAAGAAGATTTTCGCGCTGGCGGTTTCCGTGTAGTGCCAAATGCAATTGCTCGTAAAGGCGCTTACATTGGCAAAAATGTCGTATTGATGCCCTCTTATGTCAATATCGGCGCTTTTGTTGACGAAGGCACTATGGTGGATACATGGGCGACCGTGGGTTCATGCGCGCAAATTGGTAAAAACGTACATCTTTCTGGTGGTGTTGGTATTGGTGGTGTACTCGAGCCATTGCAAGCTGGTCCAACCATTATCGAAGACAATTGCTTTATCGGTGCTCGTTCCGAGGTGGTTGAAGGCGTGATCGTTGAAGAAGGTTCGGTCATCTCAATGGGCGTTTATATTGGGCAATCAACGCGCATTTATGATCGTGAAACGGGTGAAGTCACTTATGGCCGTATCCCTGCAGGATCAGTGGTTGTTTCTGGTAATTTGCCGTCTGCTGATGGTAAATACAGCTTGTATTGCGCAGTGATCGTGAAGAAAGTTGACGCAAAAACACGTTCAAAAGTGGGTATTAACGAGTTGTTGCGTGGAATTTAA